The sequence GATCCAGGCGTGCGCCTCCTCGCGGGCCGCCGTCGTGGAATCGGAGGCATCCACCACCACCACCACGTCCATGCCGCGACCGGCCGCGTCCCAGCGTGGTTCCGTCAGGGCGAGGACCAGCAGGCCCACCGCGAGACCGCGCAGTGCCGTGGCACGGCGCAGCGCCCGGTCGCGTGTGCCGGCGCGCCGCCATCCCAGCCACAACACCGCCGGGACGACGGCCAGGGCCGCCAGCCAGGCGGGCGCGTCGAGGTGCAGCGGCCACCAGCTCACGACGGCACCTTCGTGCGTGCGCGCGGTGTCGCGGATTCCGCGTCCGGTTCCAGCGCCCGGCGGACCTTGTCGCGGCGGATGTCGCGGCGGCCGGCCAGCCACTGCCGGCCACCCTGACTCCACGCCCACTCGAGCAGCAGCAGGAACAACGCGGTCAGGACCAGGGGCCAGACCACGGTGCGCAGCCCTTCGCCGATCTGCGCCTCGCCGCCCGCGGCGGGCGAGCCGGGTTCGGGGCGTGGCTTCGACAGGTCGCCTTCGTCCAGCGCGGTGGTGACCGGCAGCATCAGCGGGGCGCCCGTCTCGGCGTCCTCCGACCCGGTGAAGCTGATCTGCCACGTGCCGACGGTGTCGACCAGCAGGGTCGGCGCGCCAGGGTCGATGCGCAGCGTGTCGCCACCGGGGGCGGTCGCCGCGATCGAGGTCGTCCCGACCGGGGCTTGCAGGGCCACCACCGAGCCCGCCGGCACGGCGCCGATCCCGGCGCTGCCGCCGGTCAGCCATCGGGTCGCGTTGGCGACCAGCAGCGGCCACGCGGGGCGCAACGGCAGGTCGGAGACGAGCAGGTCGAACGGGACGACCACGGCCGGGGCGTCGCCGATGCGGCCGGCGAAGAGCAGGCCGGCATCGGTCGCCGACGCCAGCGCGGTCAGTTGTGGTGCATCGAGCACGGCGGTGGTGGCGACGGCGAGGCCCGTGAGGTCCACGTCGGCGAGCAGCGCGTGGTCGGTGGCCTGGTAGGTCAGCGCCGGCAGCGCCGCCTCCCCCGTCGAGGCGACGCCGGCCGGCCACCGGGTCGGGGCGACCAGCAGCGTGGGCACCGTCAGCGTCTCGGGCGCGGCGACGCGGTCGACGACCAGCACGTCCACCGCGGTCAACTCGTCGGGCACGCTCGCCGAGGTCTCCACGCGCAACCCCGGCACCGACCCGAGCGCCGCCTGCAGGTAGGTGTTGCCGGGCGTGGCGAGCAGGACGCGCAGGTCCCGGCTCTCGCTCAGCACCGTCGTGGCGACGTCGTCGAATCGCAGTGCGTCGGGCACGACGCCGGTGACGTCCTCGCGCAGGGCGAGCCGAGCGGTCAGCGTCGCTCCCTCGTCCCCGGCGACGGCGGGCACGGTCACCACCACGTCCTCGGTGGTGCGCGGCGCGAGACGCAGGGACTGCTCGAGCACGACCGCCCCGTCGACCTCCAGCACGAGGCGGCCGGTGACCGCGGTCTGGGCGAACGAGCGCACCTGCGCCAGGACCTGGTGCTCGCCGCTGCCGAGCGGCGCGGAGGCGATCCGGGTGATCGCGACGTTGGGCCGGTCCCTGCCCACGGCGCTCACCGTCAGGCCGGGCGGCGCCACCGCCATCGCGTCGGCGGGGACCATCGCGTCGGTGACCAGGTGCACGACGGTGCGCTGGCCCGGCCGCTGCAGCGAGGTCGCCAGCGTGAAGGCGTCGGCCAGGTCGGCCGGAGCGTGCCGGGGCACGATCCCCGCCAGCGTGCGCGCGACCTCGCGGGCGTCGGTCGAGCCCGACAGGGCGATGCGGGCGCGCGGGCCGGCGTCGATGACCGACACCTCCTGGCCCGGTGCCAGGGACGCGGTCAGTTCGGTCGCTTTGCGCCGGGCGAGCTCCGCCCGGCTGGTGCCGCCCTCGTCGGTGAGCATCGAACCCGAGTTGTCCATGACCAGGATCGTGTGGTCGCCCAACGCCACGGGAACCGGGACGGCCGGTCGTGCGAGCGCGAAGGCCAGCGCGAGCAGCGCCAGCAGGACGAGCCAAAAGGTCGCGTCCCCGCGGAAGCGCTGCCACGGCGTCGCGGCCGTGGCGGGGCGGTCGACGGCACGCCACAGGAAGGTGGAGCCGACGACCACCCGGCGGCGCCTCGGCCGCAGCAGGTACCACGCGACCAGTGGCGCGGCCGCGGCCGCCGCGAGCAGTCCGAGGGGCGCGAGCAGTCTCATCGGACCAGCCCGAGTGCCGGCAGTTCCGCCAGCAGCAGCCGGGCGAGGTCGACGTCGGTGGGCACCAGCACGTGGGCGGCGCCGATCGTCGTACACGCGGCCTCGACGGCGTCGAGGTGGGTCCGCAGGGCCTCGGCGTACGCGGCCACCGTGCCCTCATCCCCGCCGGCCTGGACCTCGGCGCCCGTCTCGGCATCGACCAGGCGCACGTCCTCGAGCAGGTGGGGCCGCAGTTCCTCGACGTCGAGGACCTGCAGCACGAGCACGTCCAGGCGGCCGCTGCCCAGGGCGCGGATCGTCGCGTCCCAGTCGTCGTAGAGCAGGTCGCTGATCAGCACGAGTGGACCGCTGGCGGTCGCTCGCGCGGCACGTCCGACCGCGGCGGTCAGGTCGGGCCGGCCGGCCGGTCCTTCGCCGAAGTCGTCGTCACCGGTCGGCTCCCCCGGAGCCGCCGATGCACCGACGGTCTGACCGGTCGTGGCCTGGGTGCCGGGCACGTGCGCACCGCCGGTGCCCTGCAGCAGCAGTCCGGCGTGCGCCAGGGCGCCGCTGCCCCGCGTCCAGCCGCCGCCGAGGCGGTCGGCGTTCGCCAGCGGGTCGTGCTCGGCGAGCCACAACCGCACCCCGTCCCGGGCGCCGAGGACCGACAGTCCGGCCGCGATCTGGTCGGCCACGCGGCGCTTGGGCCCGTACATCGAGGCCGAGCGGTCCAGCACGACCTGAGCCGAGGCGTCGTCCTCCGCCTCGGTGAGGGTGACCTGCAGACGTCCGTGCCGGCGCGAGGCGGACAAATCGATACGTCGTGGGTCGTCGCCGGCCACGTACTCCCGCACGTCGGCGAACTCCACGGAGGCGCCGAGCCGGCTGGAGCGGTGGCCGCCGACGAAGCGGCCGCGAACACGCCGACGCGGCACCAGCTGGTGTCGTCCCAGCTGGGCCACGAGTCGCGGCGTGAGCAGCATGGCTCCTCCGGCCCCGGTCAGGCGGGAACGCGCGGTGCCGGTACCGCGTCCAGCACGGCAGCAACCACGTCATCCGTCGTGACGCCCGCGATCAGGGCCTCGTAACCCAGCACCAGTCGGTGGCGCAGGCAGGCCGCCGCGGCCTCGCGGACGTCCTCCACCGAGGCCTGCAACCGGCCGTCGAAGAGCGCGCGCACCTTGGCCGAGAGCACCAGGGACTGGCCGCCGCGGGGCGACGCGCCGTTGGTCACGTAGCGCACCACCGCTTCGGGAGCCGTCGGCCGGTTCGCGTGGGTCGCCTCGACCAGTTCGGCGACGTGACGCAGCACGTGCGAGGCCATCGGGACCTCGCGCACGAGCCGGATGGCCGCGAGGAGGTCGTCGGTGCCGGCAACGGGCTCGACCACGGCCTCGGTGGAACCGGTGGTGCGCACCAGGATCTCCACGAGGTCGTCGGCCGAGGGGGTCGGCACCAGCACCTTGGCCATGAACCGGTCGAGCTGGGCCTCGGGCAGCGGATAGGTGCCCTCCATCTCGATGGGGTTCTGGGTCGCCATGACGAAGAACGGCTGCGGCAGGTCGCGGGTCACACCGCCGACCGTGACCCGTCGCTCGGCCATGGCCTCGAGCAGCGCGGACTGCGTCTTCGGCGTGGCACGGTTGAGCTCGTCGGCGAGCAGCAGCTGGGTGAAGACGGGCCCCGGTTCGAACGAGGTGTGCCAGCCCGCACCGCCGGTCCCGCCGTCACCGCCGAGCACCGTGGTCCCCACCACGTCGGCCGGCAGCAGGTCCGGCGTGCACTGCAGCCGCGTTGAGTCGAGTGACAAGGTCTGCGCCAGGGTGCGTAGCAACACGGTCTTGCCCAGACCCGGCACCCCCTCGAGCAGCACGTGCCCGCCCGCGAAGAGGCAGGCGAGGACGTCGCGCACCAGTGCGTCCTGACCCACGATGACGCGGCGAAGCTGTGCTTCGACGTCGGCGGTCAACTGGGCGAAGCGGTCCGGTTCCATGCTTGCTCCTCGGTGCGCTCAGCGTGCGAGCTGGTCGAAGTAGTCCCGCACGAGGTCGCGACGTCCCACGGGGAAGCCGGGACGCTCGATCGTGCGGGTGGCGAGGTCGCGGTAGGTACCGAGGACGTCGAGGTAGGGCACGAGCGCGTCACTGACCTCGCCGGGCCCGAGCCCCTTGCCCACCTGGGCGTCGGGACCGACGCCGGAGTCCTGGCCGCCGAGGTGCCACTCGTCGTCCTCGCCACCGACCCGCGGTGGCGCGAAGACGGTGTCGAGCTCCGGCCCGTCGCCGTGGGCGCCCTGACCGGTGGGGTCCTGGACCTGGCCGTTGCCGGTCATGCCGTCGCCGGGCTGGCCACCCGGCCCACCCTGGCCCCCACCGCCGCCACCGCCCTGTCCCTGGCCTTGTCCCTGGCCTTGTCCCTGGCCTTGTCCCTGGCCTTGTCCCTGGCCTTGTCCCTGGCCTTGCCCTTCGCCTTGCCCTTGGCCCTGCCCTTGCCCTTGCCCTTGGCCCTGTCCCTGTCCTTGGCCTTGTCCTTGTCCCTGCCCTTGCCCCTGGCCGCGCGCGGCGTCCCGCAGGTTGCCCTGGGCCTGCCCGAGCACCCCGTCGGTCGCCTCCAGGGCGCCCTGACCGGCCGCCGATGCGACCGCGGACCCGACGGCGCCCGACGCGGACGAGATCGCACCGCCGGCGGCGACCTGGTCGCCGGCGTCGAGGGCCTCGGCCGCGTCCGCGAGGGCGTCGGCGATCTCGGGTTGGCCGGCGGCGATGGCTTCGGAGAGTTCCCTCAGGCGGTCGGCGAGGGCCCCCGGGTCCGGCACGTCGCCGGCGGCGAGTGCACCCGCGAGGGCGTCGAGCTGCGCACGGACCGAGTCCCCGGCGGCCAGCGGCTCGCGGCCGAGCTCCCGTGCGAGACCGTCGAGGGCGGCCCGTTGCCCGTTGCGGTCGGGGTCGAGTTCGCGGGCCAGCTCGGCGCGCGCCGCGGCCAGCTCCTCCAGCGCCTGCTCCAGGGTGCGGCCGTCGAGCTGCTCGGCGACCTCCTGCAGGCGCTCGGCCGCCGCCGCACCCGGCTCGCCCAACTCGGCGAGCTCGTCGGCGGCCCGTTCCAGGTCCTCGGTGACGCGCT comes from Egicoccus sp. AB-alg6-2 and encodes:
- a CDS encoding VWA domain-containing protein → MRLLAPLGLLAAAAAAPLVAWYLLRPRRRRVVVGSTFLWRAVDRPATAATPWQRFRGDATFWLVLLALLALAFALARPAVPVPVALGDHTILVMDNSGSMLTDEGGTSRAELARRKATELTASLAPGQEVSVIDAGPRARIALSGSTDAREVARTLAGIVPRHAPADLADAFTLATSLQRPGQRTVVHLVTDAMVPADAMAVAPPGLTVSAVGRDRPNVAITRIASAPLGSGEHQVLAQVRSFAQTAVTGRLVLEVDGAVVLEQSLRLAPRTTEDVVVTVPAVAGDEGATLTARLALREDVTGVVPDALRFDDVATTVLSESRDLRVLLATPGNTYLQAALGSVPGLRVETSASVPDELTAVDVLVVDRVAAPETLTVPTLLVAPTRWPAGVASTGEAALPALTYQATDHALLADVDLTGLAVATTAVLDAPQLTALASATDAGLLFAGRIGDAPAVVVPFDLLVSDLPLRPAWPLLVANATRWLTGGSAGIGAVPAGSVVALQAPVGTTSIAATAPGGDTLRIDPGAPTLLVDTVGTWQISFTGSEDAETGAPLMLPVTTALDEGDLSKPRPEPGSPAAGGEAQIGEGLRTVVWPLVLTALFLLLLEWAWSQGGRQWLAGRRDIRRDKVRRALEPDAESATPRARTKVPS
- a CDS encoding DUF58 domain-containing protein, whose product is MLLTPRLVAQLGRHQLVPRRRVRGRFVGGHRSSRLGASVEFADVREYVAGDDPRRIDLSASRRHGRLQVTLTEAEDDASAQVVLDRSASMYGPKRRVADQIAAGLSVLGARDGVRLWLAEHDPLANADRLGGGWTRGSGALAHAGLLLQGTGGAHVPGTQATTGQTVGASAAPGEPTGDDDFGEGPAGRPDLTAAVGRAARATASGPLVLISDLLYDDWDATIRALGSGRLDVLVLQVLDVEELRPHLLEDVRLVDAETGAEVQAGGDEGTVAAYAEALRTHLDAVEAACTTIGAAHVLVPTDVDLARLLLAELPALGLVR
- a CDS encoding AAA family ATPase, producing MEPDRFAQLTADVEAQLRRVIVGQDALVRDVLACLFAGGHVLLEGVPGLGKTVLLRTLAQTLSLDSTRLQCTPDLLPADVVGTTVLGGDGGTGGAGWHTSFEPGPVFTQLLLADELNRATPKTQSALLEAMAERRVTVGGVTRDLPQPFFVMATQNPIEMEGTYPLPEAQLDRFMAKVLVPTPSADDLVEILVRTTGSTEAVVEPVAGTDDLLAAIRLVREVPMASHVLRHVAELVEATHANRPTAPEAVVRYVTNGASPRGGQSLVLSAKVRALFDGRLQASVEDVREAAAACLRHRLVLGYEALIAGVTTDDVVAAVLDAVPAPRVPA